Within the Thermococcus sp. genome, the region GATTGGCGCGATATTCTTCGAGCCGATACAGGGTGAAGGTGGCTACGTTGTCCCGCCGAAGGGCTTCTTCAAGGCCCTCAAGAAGTTCGCCGATGAGTATGGAATTCTTTTAGCGGACGACGAGGTTCAGATGGGTGTCGGAAGAACCGGTAAGTTCTGGGCCATCGAGCACTTTGGCGTTGAGCCGGACCTCATACAGTTCGGTAAGGCCATAGGCGGTGGACTTCCTTTGGCTGGAGTTATCCACAGGAAAGACATAACCTTCGACAAGCCCGGAAGGCACGCCACGACCTTCGGAGGTAACCCAGTTGCCATAGCCGCTGGAATCGAGGTCGTCGAGATAGTCAAGGAACTCCTCCCGCACGTCCAAGAGGTTGGGGACTACCTCCACAAGTACCTTGAGGAGCTTAAGGAGAAGTACGAGGTCATCGGCGATGCCCGCGGATTGGGACTTGCCCAGGCCGTTGAAATCGTCAAGAGCAAGGAAACCAAGGAGAAGTATCCAGAACTGAGGGATAGAATTATCAAGGAGTCAGCCAAGCGCGGATTGGTTCTCCTCGGATGTGGAGACAACAGTATACGCTTTATACCGCCACTCATCGTGACGAAAGAAGAGATAGACGTCGCTATGGAGATATTCGAAGAGGCCCTCAAGGCTTCCCTCAAGTGAGGTTTTTAACCCCTTCTCCCATTTTTACTCCGGTGGTTGAATGAAACCGATGCTCGCGGAACTTTCAAGGTTTGTACCTCATACTATCGCGATTGCATTGATCATTTTTGTGGCATATCTCTGGAAGAACAGAAAAAAACTCAGAATCCTCGATGTTATTGCAGTAACTGGAATTTCAACTGCCCTTGTCGCAGTAGCAACAGTAGCGATAACAACACCCGTTCCGTCAACGGGTGGATATCTTAACTTGGGCGATACGATGGTAATGTTTGTCTCTATGCTCTTCGGGCCAGTCGTTGGGGCGTTTGCAGGTGGGATAGGTTCAGCCTTAGGAGACGTAATCTCCGGGCACCCCAGCTGGGCGCCGATAACCCTTGTGGTCAAGGGAATTGAAGGATTGACCGTCGGCTATCTCGCCAAAAGGCTCGAAGGAACACCGGGTCTCGTGGTTGCCGGAACCATAGGTGGAATCTTAATGGTCTCAGGCTACTTCTTCTTTGAATACTACGCCTTCGGTTTCACGAACGCCTATGCAGAACTCCCGGGAAACCTCGTTCAGGCCGTCACGGGGATAATAGTGGGAACGGGACTAGCGAAGCTCATAAAGAAGATGTATCCAGGAATAGAAAACCTCATCTAGATTTCCAATTTCTCTATTTCTTCCCAGACACTCTTTTCCTCGAGGAAGGGCTCTACTGAGATTCTGCGGGAGGCCTTTTTCATCTGACCCAGATAGGTCGAATCCGCTATGACAGCATCGTAGCCAAGTTCCTCAATGCGGTAAATCTTAAGCCCGAGCTGGGCTATAAAGTCTCTCGCATGCTCTATGAACCCCGGGCCGGCGAGCATTATGTCGGGGTTCATTCCATCTCCCTTTAACTCCTCTATGGCCCTGAGAATTACCTCCCTAACCTCTTTCATTTGGGGGCACCTTCCACAATCTTTACACCGCTGGAAGTCCCAATCCTGGTTGCACCGGCCTCAATCATGGCCAGAGCCTGCTCATAGGTCCTTATTCCCCCGGCGGCTTTGACGCCCATCTCCTCACCGACGACCTTCCTCATCAGCCTGACGTCCTCCACAGTTGCACCGCCGGTGCCGAAGCCAGTTGATGTCTTTACGAAGTCGGCTCCAGCTTCTTTAGCCAGCTCGCAGGCCTTGACCTTCTCCTCCTCGGTCAAATAGCAGGTCTCGATGATAACCTTGACCTTCGCTCCCTTCTCGTGGGCGACCTTTACAACCTCCGCTATGTCCCTCTTAACGTAGTCATAGTCCCTATCCTTAAGGGCACCTATGTTGATGACCATGTCGAGTTCATCGGCACCGTCCTCAAGGGCCCTCTTGGCTTCAAAGACTTTAACTTCCGTTGGCGTTGCCCCAAGGGGGAAACCTATGACGCTGGCGACCTTAACGTCGGCCTTTTTCTCGCGCAGGTAGTCTTTGGCGAGCTTGACGCGATAGGGATTTACACAGACGGCATAGAAGTTATACTTTATCGCCTCATCGCAGAGCTTGATTATGTCCTCCTTTGTGGCGTAGGGCTTCAGGTTTGTGTGATCAATGTAGCGCGCAATCTCTCGGGCGTTCATCACAACCACCTAACGCTAGATAGATAAGAAGAGATATTTAGCGTTTTCTCCCCCAGAAGAAGCAGAGAACGGGAAGAACTCTCAAGGACGCCCATTCAACTTTCTAAGAACGTTCACAAGACGCATCTCAACACTAGGCTCGCCCAAATCGGGCTTAACTTCTCCCCGCGCTATGGCGTCAAGAACCTCAACCGCGTTATCCCAGCCCTCTTCAAGTGTTTTCCCCTTCGGAATCGGATTCCTCAGCACGTGCCACCTGCCGGTTTCCTCCGCGTAAACGAGAACCCTCGGGATGTAGTCTATGTCAAGGAACGTGTTGTCGAGACTCAGTTCGATTCTCAGGCCGTCCAGCTCGATGTAACCCTCCTCGCGGAGCTTCCTTTTCCAGTCCATGGAAGGGCCTTCCCTTGGCAGTTTAAAAGCCCATCGCCAAGTTTATATTTGAGGAAAAAGAATATCACCCGAGGTGATTAGCATGGAGAACCCGTTCGAGATTACAGCCGTTATAGCTAGGGAAATCCTCGACAGCAGGGGAAACCCCACCGTTGAGGTTGAGGTCTACACGCCGGTTAGCATGGGGCGAGCAGCGGTTCCGAGTGGAGCTTCAACTGGAACCCACGAAGCGGTGGAGCTCCGCGACGGTGGAAAGCGCTACCACGGAAAGGGCGTTAGAAGGGCAGTGGAAAACGTCAACAAGATTATTGCCCCCGAGATTATAG harbors:
- a CDS encoding family 4B encapsulin nanocompartment shell protein, translated to MKEVREVILRAIEELKGDGMNPDIMLAGPGFIEHARDFIAQLGLKIYRIEELGYDAVIADSTYLGQMKKASRRISVEPFLEEKSVWEEIEKLEI
- a CDS encoding ECF transporter S component, producing the protein MKPMLAELSRFVPHTIAIALIIFVAYLWKNRKKLRILDVIAVTGISTALVAVATVAITTPVPSTGGYLNLGDTMVMFVSMLFGPVVGAFAGGIGSALGDVISGHPSWAPITLVVKGIEGLTVGYLAKRLEGTPGLVVAGTIGGILMVSGYFFFEYYAFGFTNAYAELPGNLVQAVTGIIVGTGLAKLIKKMYPGIENLI
- the deoC gene encoding deoxyribose-phosphate aldolase; its protein translation is MNAREIARYIDHTNLKPYATKEDIIKLCDEAIKYNFYAVCVNPYRVKLAKDYLREKKADVKVASVIGFPLGATPTEVKVFEAKRALEDGADELDMVINIGALKDRDYDYVKRDIAEVVKVAHEKGAKVKVIIETCYLTEEEKVKACELAKEAGADFVKTSTGFGTGGATVEDVRLMRKVVGEEMGVKAAGGIRTYEQALAMIEAGATRIGTSSGVKIVEGAPK
- a CDS encoding ornithine aminotransferase, with the protein product MVIRPNVKELPGPKAKEIIERNFKYLATTTQDPENLPIVIERGEGIRVYDVDGNVFYDFASGVGVINVGHSHPRVVEAIKKQAEKFTHYSLTDFFYENAVVLAEKLIELAPGDMERKVVYSNSGAEANEAAMKLVKYGTGRKQFLAFYHAFHGRTQAVLSLTASKWVQQDRFFPTMPGVTHIPYPNPYRNTWGIDGYEEPDELTNRVLDFIEEYVFRHVPPHEIGAIFFEPIQGEGGYVVPPKGFFKALKKFADEYGILLADDEVQMGVGRTGKFWAIEHFGVEPDLIQFGKAIGGGLPLAGVIHRKDITFDKPGRHATTFGGNPVAIAAGIEVVEIVKELLPHVQEVGDYLHKYLEELKEKYEVIGDARGLGLAQAVEIVKSKETKEKYPELRDRIIKESAKRGLVLLGCGDNSIRFIPPLIVTKEEIDVAMEIFEEALKASLK